From Curtobacterium sp. MCBA15_012:
CCACCAGGTCACCGAGACCGCACCCATCTCCGGCAGCCGCACCGAGCAGGACCGCGAGCCGCATCAAGCAGGACCGCCGCTCCCGCTGATCCGCGCGACGCGGTCCATCCGCTGCCCCCGGGACGTCCGACGCGCCCCCCGCCGACCCTGCGGGCTCGGTTCCGTCGTCGCGCCCCCAACCCGGCCTGGAGGCACGGATCACCTCCCCGGATCGGCCCGCCTCAGCGCCCATCCACCATCTGAGACGGTTCCATGGGCCGAGATTCCCACAGTGTGGAAAGCCTGTGGATAACTGTGGAGGACACGCGGTCCGGTTGTACACAGATCCACACCCACCTGTGGAGACTGGGGATGGAAGTGGATAGATGACTTTTGCTCATCCAGAAGCCGTCAACACCCCACTCACAACTCACACGTGTGTAGTTCCCTGTGGAGAACTGGGATGCACAGAGTTGTCCACAGTGTGCACAGGCGTTAAGACCATTACTCCTTGTCATCTAGATCACTCCAGGGGCCAACCTTGTGGAGGGCCGAACGACAAGAAATCCGGCGCTCCCTCCGCTGTGCCACAATGGGGCGGCCGGACAGTCAACCGATCGACAGGGGTCCCAGCTGTGAAGTTCGAGGTCAACCGGGACGTCTTCTCCGAAGCCGTCTCCTTCGCGGTGAAGCTCCTCCCACAGCGCACGACCCTCCCGATCCTCTCCGGCGTCCTGATCCACGCAGAGGGCGACCGGCTGACGCTCTCGTCGTTCGACTACGAAGTCTCGGCGCAGACGTCGATCACGGCCCAGGTCGACGAGTCCGGCACGGTGCTCGTCTCCGGCCGGCTCCTGAACGACATCGCCAGCCGCCTGCCGAACGCCCCGGTCACCTTCACGACCGAGGAGTCCCGGATCTCGGTCGCCTGCGGCCCGGCGCACTTCACGCTGCTGTCGATGCCGGTCGAGGAGTACCCGACCCTCCCCGAGATCGGCGAGCAGACCGGTGTCATCCCGGGCGACGCCTTCTCGGAGGCCGTGTCCCAGGTCGCCGTCGCCGCGAGTCGTGAAGACGTCACCCCGGTGATCACGGGCGTGCAGCTCGAGGTCGGCGACAACGACCTGTCGCTCACCGCGACCGACCGCTACCGCGTCGCGATCCGCACGATCGCGTGGGACTCCGGCCGCGTCGGCTCCGAGCCCCTGCACGCACTCGTCCCCGCCCGCACCCTGCAGGAGGTCGGCCGCACCTTCGGCTCGGCGTCCACGGTGTCGGTGTCGATCAGCGGCAGCTCGGACCGCGAGCTCATCGCGTTCCACGCCGACGACAAGACGGTGACGTCGCTGCTCATCAAGGGCAACTACCCGCCGGTCCGCCGGCTCTTCCCCGAGACGGTCCAGGACCACGCGGTGATCAACACCGCGGAACTGGTCGAGGCCGTCCGACGAGTCTCCCTCGTCCTGGAGCGCGAAGCCGCCCTCCGGTTCTCCTTCTCGGTCGACGGGCTCACGCTCGAGGCGATCGGTTCCGAACAAGCGCAGGCGTCAGAGTCGATCAGTGCGTTGCTGACCGGTGAGGAAACGGTGGTCTCGCTGAAGCCCGCCTTCCTCCTGGACGGGTTGAACGCGGTGCACTCCGAGTTCGTCCGGATCTCCTTCACCAAGACGGAGAACCCCAACAAGCCGGGCCCGGTGCTCATCACCGGCCAGACCTCCCAGGAGGCCCCGGCGACGGACGGATACCGGTACCTGCTGCAGCCCAATCTCCTGCTGCGGTAAGCGCAACAGCCGAACACTGCGCTGACGCGCCAACCGTGCATCAGCGCGACGACGAACAGAAGAGGAAATCATGCACATCGGTCTTGTCGGCCTCGGTCGCATGGGCAACAACATGCGTGCCCGTCTCCGCAACGCAGGCATCGAGGTCACCGGGTACGACGCGAACCCCGCCGTCTCCGACGTCGCCGACCTCGGCGCACTCGCCGCCGCACTGCCCGAGGGCAAGAAGCTCGTCTGGGTCATGGTCCCGCACGGCAAGATCACGGACGACGTGATCTCCGACCTGGCCGAGGTCCTCGGCGAGGGCGACCTGGTCATCGACGGCGGCAACTCGAAGTGGCTCGACGACGAGGTGCACGCCAAGCAGCTCGACGCCAAGGGCATCCGCTACATGGACGCCGGCGTCTCGGGCGGTGTCTGGGGCAAGGACAACGGCTACGGCCTCATGGTCGGCGGTGCCGCCGAGGACGTCGAGTTCGCGATGCCGGTCTTCGACGCGCTGCGTCCCGAGGGCCCCCGCGAGGAGGGCTTCTCGCACGCCGGCGGCGTCGGCGCGGGCCACTACGCGAAGATGGTCCACAACGGCATCGAGTACGCGATCATGCAGGCGTACGGCGAGGGCTACGAGCTCCTCGAGGCGAAGGACATCGTCCACGACGTGCCCGCCGTCTTCGCCGGGTGGCAGCGCGGGACGGTCGTCCGTTCCTGGCTGCTCGACCTGCTCGTCCTCGCGATCAACGAGGACCCGAAGCTCGACGAGCTCGAGGGCTACGTCGACGACTCGGGCGAGGGTCGCTGGACCCTCGAAGAGGCGATCGAGCTCGCGGTGCCGATGCCCGCGCTCTCGGCCGCGATGTTCGCCCGCTTCGTCTCGCGTCAGGGCAGCCAGTCCCCGACGATGAAGGCCGTCGCGGCGCTCCGCAACCAGTTCGGCGGCCACGCCGTCAAGAAGGCGTAGCCCGGGTACCCACCCGGACCCTCGGCCCGCGTGCACGTCGACCACCTGCAACTCACCGACTTCCGGAACTACCGGGAGGCGGAGGTGGTCCTCGCACGCGGGCCGAACCTGTTCGTCGGGCGCAACGGGCAGGGCAAGACCAACCTCGTCGAGGCGATCGGCTACCTGTCCACCCTCGGATCGCACCGCGTCCCGACCGATGCGGCACTCGTCCGCCAGGGCTGCGACGCCGCGATCGTCCGCGCACGTCTCGCCCACGACGACCGCAGCATCCTCGCCGAGGTCCAGATCAACCGGACCGGGTCGAACCGTGCGCAGGTGAACCGGGCGGCGATCAAGCCGCGCGAGCTCCCGCGCTACTGCACGAGCGTCCTGTTCGCACCCGAGGACCTCGCGCTGGTCCGCGGCGAACCGGCCGGCCGGCGCCGCATGCTCGACGAGCTGCTCGGCCAGATCGCGCCGCGGATGCAGGGCGTCCTCGCCGACTACGACCGCACGCTCCGCCAGCGGAACACCCTGCTGAAGTCGGCGCGCGCGACCGGGTCCCGCGCTGGCTCCCTCGCGACGCTCGACGTCTGGGACGAGCGACTCGTGGCCTTCGGGTCCGAGGTCATCGCCGCGCGCGACCACCTCACCCGCCGGTTGGCGCCCTTCGTCACCGAGGCGTACGCGACCGTCGCCGGTGAACGGCACGAGGCCACGATCACGGGTGTGCTCAGCGTGCGGGGCGGCGACCCCGAGGACGCCGCGGCGACCGACCCGGTGCTCGGCACCCCGGAGGAACCGGTCTCCGTGGCGGCCGCCGCCGATGCCTTCCGGGCCGCGCTCGAGCGCCGTCGCCGCGACGAGCTCGACCGTGGCCTGACGCTCGTCGGACCCCACCGGGACGACGTGCTCTTCCAGCTGAACGGGTTACCCGCCCGTGGGTACGCGAGTCACGGGGAGTCGTGGTCGTTCGCGCTCGCGGTCAAGCTCGCCAGTGCCGCTGTCCTGCGCGCGGAGTCGACCCTCGGCGACCCGATCATCATCCTCGACGACGTGTTCGCCGAGCTCGACGAGTCCCGCCGGGAACGCCTGGCCGGGGCGGTCGCCGACTACGAGCAGGTCCTCATCACCGCCGCCGTGCACGGGGACGTGCCGGCGCAGCTCGCGGCGCACACCGTGCGGATCGAGGCCGGGACGATCGTGACCGACGAGGCGGACGCGAGCAGCGCCTCCCGTCCGTCCGCCGACCGCGCGACCGGCGCGTCCGAAGCAACTGACCCGACCGACGCGACCGACCTGTCCGGCGAGACCGACCCGTCCGACGCGACCGTCACGGCCGCGGCGGCACCCGCCGCGACGACGACCGGGGCGGACGCCTGATGCCGAAGCCCTGGAAGCCCACCGAGCCGAGCCGGGTCTACCGCCACCTCCGCGCGGTGTACGGCGACCCCTCCCTCCGGACCGTCGACGCCCGTCGCCGTCGTGCCCGCGAACTCGACGCCGACTCGGTGCCGTACGGTCGCGGCCGCGAACCCCGGGGTCTCGGCGACGTCGTCGGCTCCCTCGCCGCCGAGCTCGGCTGGACGGAGCCGCTCGCGCGCTCCGAGCTGTTCGTCGACTGGCCCGCGGTGGTCGGCGAGGAGCTCGCGAAGCACTCGCGACCGATGACGATCGACGACGGTGCACTGGTCATCCGGTGCGACTCGACCGCGTGGGCGACGCAGCTCCGGCTGATGCGCGCCACGGTCACCACGA
This genomic window contains:
- the dnaN gene encoding DNA polymerase III subunit beta; its protein translation is MKFEVNRDVFSEAVSFAVKLLPQRTTLPILSGVLIHAEGDRLTLSSFDYEVSAQTSITAQVDESGTVLVSGRLLNDIASRLPNAPVTFTTEESRISVACGPAHFTLLSMPVEEYPTLPEIGEQTGVIPGDAFSEAVSQVAVAASREDVTPVITGVQLEVGDNDLSLTATDRYRVAIRTIAWDSGRVGSEPLHALVPARTLQEVGRTFGSASTVSVSISGSSDRELIAFHADDKTVTSLLIKGNYPPVRRLFPETVQDHAVINTAELVEAVRRVSLVLEREAALRFSFSVDGLTLEAIGSEQAQASESISALLTGEETVVSLKPAFLLDGLNAVHSEFVRISFTKTENPNKPGPVLITGQTSQEAPATDGYRYLLQPNLLLR
- the gnd gene encoding phosphogluconate dehydrogenase (NAD(+)-dependent, decarboxylating), which produces MHIGLVGLGRMGNNMRARLRNAGIEVTGYDANPAVSDVADLGALAAALPEGKKLVWVMVPHGKITDDVISDLAEVLGEGDLVIDGGNSKWLDDEVHAKQLDAKGIRYMDAGVSGGVWGKDNGYGLMVGGAAEDVEFAMPVFDALRPEGPREEGFSHAGGVGAGHYAKMVHNGIEYAIMQAYGEGYELLEAKDIVHDVPAVFAGWQRGTVVRSWLLDLLVLAINEDPKLDELEGYVDDSGEGRWTLEEAIELAVPMPALSAAMFARFVSRQGSQSPTMKAVAALRNQFGGHAVKKA
- the recF gene encoding DNA replication/repair protein RecF — its product is MHVDHLQLTDFRNYREAEVVLARGPNLFVGRNGQGKTNLVEAIGYLSTLGSHRVPTDAALVRQGCDAAIVRARLAHDDRSILAEVQINRTGSNRAQVNRAAIKPRELPRYCTSVLFAPEDLALVRGEPAGRRRMLDELLGQIAPRMQGVLADYDRTLRQRNTLLKSARATGSRAGSLATLDVWDERLVAFGSEVIAARDHLTRRLAPFVTEAYATVAGERHEATITGVLSVRGGDPEDAAATDPVLGTPEEPVSVAAAADAFRAALERRRRDELDRGLTLVGPHRDDVLFQLNGLPARGYASHGESWSFALAVKLASAAVLRAESTLGDPIIILDDVFAELDESRRERLAGAVADYEQVLITAAVHGDVPAQLAAHTVRIEAGTIVTDEADASSASRPSADRATGASEATDPTDATDLSGETDPSDATVTAAAAPAATTTGADA
- a CDS encoding DUF721 domain-containing protein, which encodes MPKPWKPTEPSRVYRHLRAVYGDPSLRTVDARRRRARELDADSVPYGRGREPRGLGDVVGSLAAELGWTEPLARSELFVDWPAVVGEELAKHSRPMTIDDGALVIRCDSTAWATQLRLMRATVTTTIAERHPEAGVQSIRVSGPDVPTWKRGPRTVQGRGPRDTYG